In Pseudomonas sp. MM213, a genomic segment contains:
- a CDS encoding helix-turn-helix domain-containing protein: MAKKFAELQARMTPESRANAERLFQQHLKEMPLHELRKAQELSQETLAKMLHVNQAAISRMERRTDMYISTLRNYIRAMGGELEIIATFPEGQVKIENFAN, translated from the coding sequence ATGGCTAAAAAATTTGCTGAACTTCAAGCCCGTATGACGCCAGAGTCTCGCGCAAACGCAGAGCGGTTATTCCAGCAGCACCTGAAAGAAATGCCTCTGCACGAGCTGCGTAAGGCCCAGGAGTTGAGCCAGGAAACACTGGCCAAGATGCTGCATGTCAATCAGGCGGCGATTTCCAGGATGGAACGACGTACAGACATGTACATCAGCACGCTGCGCAACTACATACGCGCAATGGGTGGCGAGCTGGAAATCATCGCGACCTTTCCTGAGGGACAGGTAAAGATCGAAAATTTTGCGAACTGA
- a CDS encoding type II toxin-antitoxin system RelE/ParE family toxin: protein MGWEIEYTDEFEGWWESLDAKEQSSVSASVDLLGLLGPGLRFPHSSDIKGSRLGNLRELRVQHAGRPIRVLYAFDPRRCALLLIGGDKTGQNRWYDEHVPLAEKLYDDHLETLRKEGRNDG from the coding sequence ATGGGTTGGGAAATTGAATACACCGATGAATTTGAAGGCTGGTGGGAGAGTTTGGACGCGAAAGAGCAGTCATCGGTGTCAGCCAGCGTCGATCTGCTTGGGTTACTCGGCCCGGGCCTGCGTTTCCCACATAGCAGCGACATTAAAGGTTCACGACTGGGCAACCTCCGAGAGTTGCGGGTCCAGCATGCAGGACGTCCCATTCGCGTGCTTTATGCGTTTGATCCACGCCGATGCGCGTTACTTTTAATCGGAGGGGATAAAACCGGGCAAAACCGTTGGTATGACGAGCATGTCCCGCTGGCTGAAAAACTGTATGACGACCATTTGGAAACATTGCGTAAAGAGGGCCGCAACGATGGCTAA
- a CDS encoding DUF3077 domain-containing protein: MPQTNPLHPSELKTIGLTPFIYCSNQPLFHVSSGVPLADALAQASNLLYLAKELTMDAAYAKDTDRHAWAAHYLTSMSKAVVDDVMKVLERGPDRTDTKSKK; this comes from the coding sequence ATGCCCCAAACAAATCCGCTCCACCCCTCAGAACTGAAAACCATCGGCCTCACACCCTTCATCTACTGCTCAAACCAACCGCTGTTCCATGTCAGTAGTGGCGTTCCCCTCGCCGATGCTCTAGCTCAGGCCTCAAATCTGTTGTACCTCGCCAAGGAGCTGACCATGGACGCCGCCTACGCCAAAGACACCGACCGCCACGCCTGGGCAGCGCATTACCTCACGTCGATGAGCAAAGCCGTGGTCGATGATGTGATGAAGGTGCTGGAGCGTGGACCTGATCGCACCGATACGAAGTCCAAAAAATAA
- a CDS encoding peptidase M41, whose translation MTTKMSPAIRDHALQIAHHEMGHYVVARALGFATGGVTLSVTMDLRHQGGAAITLARPISSMDAMKAHVEARIMVLMAGAMGQTLSSTHRSGNRVDKTKAVTILKGALGAEQDYAKVKELQHLLRNITCPDTDPASSDRIAAELQAMTDRMWGRTQAIVEDLADTITELGRVLVDAMVIVEQWGRAADTYEVVFTREMLERLRPVQAIPALGVWA comes from the coding sequence ATGACAACGAAGATGTCTCCCGCTATACGGGATCACGCATTACAGATCGCCCATCACGAAATGGGCCACTACGTCGTGGCCCGCGCATTGGGGTTTGCAACCGGCGGCGTGACTCTGTCCGTGACCATGGACTTACGGCATCAAGGAGGCGCTGCCATTACCCTGGCGCGCCCGATTTCATCGATGGACGCAATGAAAGCGCACGTGGAAGCCCGAATAATGGTCCTGATGGCTGGCGCCATGGGGCAGACATTGTCTTCGACACATCGGTCCGGGAATCGCGTAGACAAGACGAAAGCCGTCACCATCCTGAAAGGTGCGCTGGGGGCGGAGCAGGATTACGCAAAAGTAAAAGAGCTTCAGCATTTGCTGCGCAACATCACCTGTCCCGATACGGACCCTGCGTCATCTGACCGTATTGCGGCTGAGCTTCAAGCGATGACTGATCGCATGTGGGGCCGGACTCAAGCAATCGTCGAGGACCTGGCGGACACGATTACCGAATTGGGGCGCGTGTTGGTTGACGCCATGGTCATCGTGGAGCAGTGGGGCAGGGCGGCGGATACGTATGAGGTGGTGTTTACGCGTGAGATGCTTGAGCGGTTGCGGCCAGTGCAGGCCATTCCAGCGTTGGGTGTTTGGGCGTAA
- a CDS encoding Abi family protein, translating to MRVFGKPVIDITAQIELLKQRGLQIQDEARARYFLQAVSFFRLTPYMRTFQHADDQDHPFRKGSEFRELTTLYEFDRRLRLLAMDAIERVEVAVRSLISNHMGPTHGGHWYMEVRLFQHTYDHARLMETIRTKQNTAKRDYEKECQRIDRLQTDTRRKDHLKRQRAKESYARHYPVTYDQPSLMPGWAMLEELTLGDLSHLYKGLARDADKKVIAKYLALPAPLLQSWLHTLTTIRNICAHHARLWNRELGIRPELPKKTSFQWPQALLQQGQHPRIFSVLCILKHLMHQVSPHTHWDRRLLELMQEFPSLNQRAMGFPQEWHQDPFWQITE from the coding sequence ATGAGAGTCTTTGGTAAACCGGTGATCGACATCACTGCCCAAATCGAACTGCTCAAGCAGCGTGGCCTGCAAATCCAGGATGAGGCTCGAGCACGGTACTTCCTGCAAGCTGTCAGCTTCTTCCGCCTCACACCTTACATGCGTACGTTTCAGCATGCAGACGATCAAGATCACCCTTTCCGCAAGGGTTCCGAATTTCGTGAACTGACCACGCTCTATGAGTTCGACCGCAGGCTGCGCCTACTTGCAATGGATGCCATCGAGCGTGTCGAAGTTGCCGTTCGTTCATTGATCAGCAACCACATGGGCCCCACTCACGGCGGGCATTGGTACATGGAAGTCCGGCTATTTCAGCACACCTATGACCACGCCCGATTGATGGAGACCATACGCACCAAGCAAAACACCGCCAAACGCGATTACGAAAAGGAATGCCAACGGATAGACCGCCTGCAAACCGATACCCGGCGTAAAGATCACCTTAAGCGGCAACGTGCGAAAGAAAGCTATGCCCGGCACTATCCGGTAACGTACGACCAGCCGTCACTGATGCCCGGATGGGCCATGCTGGAAGAGCTGACCCTGGGAGATCTTTCTCACCTGTACAAGGGACTTGCCCGCGATGCAGACAAGAAAGTTATCGCCAAGTACCTTGCATTACCTGCACCTCTGCTGCAATCGTGGCTGCATACCCTGACCACCATTCGCAACATTTGCGCCCATCACGCGCGGCTGTGGAATCGGGAGCTGGGGATACGACCGGAACTGCCTAAGAAAACCAGTTTTCAATGGCCACAGGCATTACTTCAGCAGGGACAGCATCCGCGAATTTTTTCGGTTTTGTGCATCCTTAAACACTTGATGCACCAAGTGAGCCCACACACCCATTGGGATCGCCGTTTACTAGAGCTGATGCAGGAATTTCCCAGTCTGAATCAGCGAGCAATGGGATTTCCACAGGAGTGGCACCAAGACCCGTTCTGGCAGATAACGGAGTAA
- a CDS encoding glucose/quinate/shikimate family membrane-bound PQQ-dependent dehydrogenase: MNNSGAAGGGKWLLSGLGVLIALIGLGLAGGGGYLVSLGGSWYFLLMGLAMLVSGLMIARRKPQGAWLYGVALILTAIWAVWDTGFEYWPLVSRVLTFAVIGVVVALIYPTLVRASGATAGRGAYGLAGILGVGVVATMAYMFVPTHVVKASIEPAVTPVAPGTEQKDWAHWGNTTAGNRFAALDQINKGNIDKLQVAWTFRTGDIPQSTGAGAEDQNTPLQIGDTVYTCTAYGKVFALDVDTGAQRWKFDPQGTAPNWQRCRGLGYSETPVSSDNQPTACTKRLFLPTGDARLIAINAETGKPCEEFGNKGTVDLTTDMGEVKPGYYQQTSTPLVAGDVVIVGGRVADNYSTGEPPGVVRAYDVRSGELVWAWDPGNPNTTKRPPAGETYTRGTPNVWSAMSYDAKLGLVYLPTGNATPDFFGGQRTAFDDKWSSSIVAIDVKTGQVRWHFQTTHHDLWDFDLPAQPLLYDVPDNKGGLQPALAQVTKQGEIFLLNRETGVPIARVEERPVPQGSVPGERYSPTQPFSVDMPSIGNKTLTEADMWGATPFDQLMCRIQFKGMRHEGVYTPPGMDRALQFPGSLGGMNWGSVSVDPNTNYMFVNDMRLGLANYMIPRNKIAAGASGIEMGVVPQEGTPFGAMRERFLSAVGIPCQKPPFGTMSAIDLKTHKLMWQVPVGTVQDTGPLGIRMHLQIPIGMPTLGASLATQSGLLFFAGTQDFYLRAFDTGNGNEIWKSRLPVGSQSGPMTYVSPKTGKQYILLTVGGARQSTDRGDYVIAYALPE; the protein is encoded by the coding sequence ATGAATAATTCTGGGGCTGCCGGCGGCGGCAAATGGTTGCTGTCGGGGCTGGGTGTCCTGATTGCGTTGATCGGACTCGGCCTGGCCGGTGGCGGCGGTTATCTGGTCTCGCTGGGTGGCAGCTGGTATTTCCTGCTGATGGGCCTGGCGATGCTGGTGTCCGGACTGATGATCGCCCGTCGCAAGCCGCAAGGTGCGTGGCTGTATGGCGTGGCGCTGATTCTTACCGCGATCTGGGCCGTATGGGACACCGGTTTCGAATACTGGCCACTGGTCTCGCGCGTGCTGACCTTCGCCGTGATCGGCGTGGTCGTTGCGCTGATCTATCCGACGCTGGTCCGTGCTTCAGGCGCGACTGCCGGCCGTGGCGCTTATGGCCTCGCCGGTATCCTGGGCGTCGGCGTTGTCGCAACGATGGCCTACATGTTCGTGCCGACCCATGTGGTCAAGGCCAGCATTGAACCGGCTGTTACGCCGGTCGCTCCGGGTACCGAGCAGAAAGACTGGGCCCATTGGGGCAACACCACCGCTGGCAACCGCTTTGCCGCGCTGGACCAGATCAACAAAGGCAACATCGACAAGTTGCAGGTGGCGTGGACCTTCCGCACCGGCGACATCCCGCAAAGCACCGGCGCTGGCGCTGAAGACCAGAACACCCCACTGCAAATCGGCGACACGGTCTACACCTGCACCGCTTACGGCAAAGTCTTCGCGCTGGACGTCGACACCGGCGCCCAACGCTGGAAGTTCGACCCGCAAGGTACTGCGCCAAACTGGCAGCGTTGCCGTGGCCTGGGTTATTCCGAGACGCCAGTGTCTTCGGATAACCAGCCCACTGCCTGTACGAAACGTCTGTTTCTGCCGACCGGCGATGCCCGTCTGATCGCGATCAATGCCGAGACCGGCAAGCCGTGTGAAGAGTTTGGCAACAAAGGCACGGTCGATCTGACCACCGATATGGGTGAAGTGAAGCCCGGTTACTACCAGCAAACCTCGACCCCGCTGGTCGCAGGTGACGTGGTGATCGTCGGTGGCCGTGTGGCCGATAACTACTCCACCGGCGAGCCGCCAGGCGTGGTCCGCGCTTACGATGTACGCAGCGGTGAACTGGTGTGGGCGTGGGATCCGGGCAATCCGAACACCACCAAACGTCCACCGGCTGGTGAGACCTATACACGCGGCACACCAAACGTCTGGTCGGCCATGTCCTACGACGCCAAACTCGGTCTGGTCTACTTGCCCACCGGCAACGCCACGCCAGACTTCTTTGGTGGCCAACGCACGGCATTCGATGACAAGTGGAGTTCGTCCATCGTCGCCATCGACGTGAAGACCGGTCAGGTGCGCTGGCACTTCCAGACCACCCATCACGACCTGTGGGACTTTGACCTGCCGGCCCAACCGTTGTTGTACGACGTGCCGGACAACAAGGGCGGCCTGCAGCCAGCCTTGGCGCAAGTCACCAAACAAGGCGAGATCTTCCTGCTCAACCGCGAAACCGGCGTGCCGATCGCGCGCGTCGAAGAGCGCCCGGTTCCGCAAGGTAGTGTGCCTGGCGAACGCTATTCGCCCACGCAACCGTTCTCGGTGGACATGCCGTCCATCGGCAACAAAACCCTGACCGAAGCCGACATGTGGGGCGCCACGCCGTTTGATCAGTTGATGTGCCGCATTCAGTTCAAAGGCATGCGCCACGAAGGCGTCTACACCCCGCCGGGCATGGACCGCGCACTGCAATTCCCGGGCTCGTTGGGTGGCATGAACTGGGGCAGCGTCTCGGTAGATCCAAACACGAACTACATGTTCGTCAACGACATGCGCCTGGGCCTGGCCAACTACATGATCCCGCGCAACAAGATCGCCGCCGGGGCCAGCGGTATCGAAATGGGCGTCGTGCCCCAGGAAGGCACACCGTTCGGGGCGATGCGCGAACGCTTCCTCTCGGCGGTGGGCATTCCGTGCCAGAAGCCGCCGTTCGGCACGATGTCCGCCATCGACCTCAAGACCCACAAACTGATGTGGCAAGTCCCGGTCGGCACCGTGCAAGACACCGGTCCGCTGGGCATCCGCATGCATTTGCAGATTCCGATTGGCATGCCGACCCTCGGTGCTTCCCTGGCCACCCAGTCCGGCCTGTTGTTCTTCGCCGGCACCCAGGATTTCTACCTGCGGGCGTTCGATACGGGTAACGGGAATGAGATCTGGAAGTCGCGTTTGCCAGTGGGTAGCCAGTCGGGTCCGATGACGTATGTTTCGCCGAAAACCGGTAAGCAGTACATCCTGCTGACGGTGGGCGGTGCGCGTCAGTCAACGGATCGTGGGGATTACGTGATTGCGTATGCCTTGCCTGAGTAA
- a CDS encoding Lrp/AsnC family transcriptional regulator: protein MPDTRPPVLDEIDRQLIAALQINARESVAMLARQLGIARTTVTSRLSRLEKARVITGYGVRLGQRVVDGGLQAYVGITVQPRSGKEVLRRLSAMAQVQQLCAVSGEFDYVAWLRTDSPEQLDQLLDQIGSVDGVEKTTTSIILSSKIDRGQPV, encoded by the coding sequence TTGCCTGACACTCGCCCGCCCGTTCTTGACGAAATCGACCGCCAATTGATCGCGGCCCTGCAAATCAATGCCCGTGAAAGCGTGGCCATGCTCGCCCGGCAATTGGGCATCGCCCGCACCACCGTGACGTCGCGGCTGTCGCGCCTGGAAAAGGCCAGGGTCATCACCGGGTACGGCGTGCGCTTGGGCCAGCGTGTGGTGGACGGCGGATTGCAGGCGTACGTCGGGATCACGGTGCAACCGCGCTCCGGCAAGGAAGTGTTGCGGCGGTTGAGTGCGATGGCTCAGGTTCAGCAGTTGTGTGCGGTGAGTGGCGAATTTGATTATGTGGCGTGGTTGCGCACTGATTCGCCAGAGCAGCTGGATCAGTTGCTGGATCAGATCGGCAGTGTGGATGGGGTGGAGAAGACGACCACGTCGATCATTCTCAGCAGCAAGATAGATCGCGGCCAGCCGGTTTAA